A genomic segment from Oncorhynchus tshawytscha isolate Ot180627B unplaced genomic scaffold, Otsh_v2.0 Un_contig_7223_pilon_pilon, whole genome shotgun sequence encodes:
- the LOC112237137 gene encoding protein FAM83A, whose amino-acid sequence MNLQSNGLSVQWYLKSKPVGKVRRRVQEMKNPSVSLVSGDVDLSHNESTRLAMDALLNQGLDMYQEVLAGEGEVDFLSKEEKEALDIKPMYYHLCFFKGYILENTTDLSTSSLCGTENDDQAEGSTTSSQTNTYCPSVLESEPPGLDHGWPAEDWSYRLQGEPSVEVYFQSDRAASMKDLLREFISKATMVLAIVMDTFSDVEMFCDILEATRKRNVSVYLLLDHINLQVFVKMCETLQINSNHLTKMSVRSIQGETYCAKSGRKLTGQIKEKFMIIDCTLVLAGSFSFTWLSWQVHRSLAVLFKGSAVKPFDLEFRKLYASSKPVPAFLTVATEFKLTRPLITHQAAATSTPLTNLPCPSPGTTTQNRYFNNQAMDQPTTTVVPRFNTQSTVQPTTTAQLRYSSQNPTVQLTTTTQQRHPNTQPTAPPTSQQRYPNTQPTAPPTSQQRHPNTQPTAPTTSQQRHHNTQPTTSQQRQPNTQPTAPTTSRQRHPNTQPTTSQQRQPNTQPTAPTTSQQRHHNTQPTAPPTSQCLVNQSYYTGPRSHRFDWITQRHTATRPALFQRTFSSDYSTGDNLTWRPFNSNYLLYGGTTGLLDRHPLLKTGQWFTVPK is encoded by the exons ATGAACCTGCAGAGCAACGGCCTGTCTGTTCAGTGGTACCTGAAGTCCAAGCCAGTGGGAAAGGTGAGGCGGCGTGTACAGGAGATGAAAAACCCATCTGTGTCACTGGTGTCGGGTGACGTTGACCTCAGCCACAACGAGAGCACCAGATTGGCCATGGACGCCTTGCTGAACCAGGGATTGGACATGTACCAGGAAGTACTGGCCGGAGAGGGCGAGGTGGACTTCCTGTCCAAGGAGGAAAAAG AAGCACTAGATATAAAGCCAATGTATTATCACTTATGTTTCTTTAAAGGTTATATCCTGGAGAACACTACAGACCTGAGCACCAGCAGTCTGTGTGGGACGGAGAACGACGACCAGGCAGAGGGCTCCACCACCTCTTCCCAGACAAACACCTATTGTCCATCGGTGTTGGAGAGCGAGCCCCCTGGCTTGGACCATGGCTGGCCGGCAGAGGACTGGAGCTACCGCCTGCAGGGTGAACCCAGTGTAGAGGTCTACTTCCAGTCTGATAGAGCAGCCAGCATGAAAGACCTGCTCAGGGAGTTCATCAGCAAGGCCACAATG GTTCTGGCCATTGTAATGGACACATTCAGTGATGTGGAGATGTTCTGTGACATCCTGGAGGCAACCAGGAAGAGGAATGTGTCTGTCTACCTGCTCCTGGACCATATCAACCTGCAGGTCTTTGTCAAGATGTGTGAGACACTACAGATCAACAGTAATCACCTCACT AAAATGTCGGTCCGTAGTATACAAGGAGAGACGTATTGTGCAAAGTCTGGAAGGAAACTCACTGGACAGATCAAAGAGAAGTTCATGATCATTGACTGCACTTTAGTGCTGGCTGGATCATTCAG TTTCACCTGGCTGTCCTGGCAGGTCCACAGAAGTCTGGCTGTGCTCTTCAAGGGCAGCGCGGTCAAGCCTTTCGACCTGGAGTTCAGGAAGCTCTACGCCAGCTCCAAGCCTGTGCCAGCCTTCCTCACCGTGGCAACGGAGTTCAAACTTACCAGGCCGCTTATCACCCATCAAGCAGCAGCCACATCAACCCCACTGACAAACCTTCCTTGCCCCAGTCCTGGTACCACGACCCAGAACAGATACTTCAATAACCAGGCTATGGATCAACCAACCACCACAGTTGTGCCCAGATTCAACACTCAATCTACCGTTCAACCAACCACCACAGCCCAGCTCAGATACTCTAGCCAAAACCCAACAGTTCAGCTAACTACAACCACCCAGCAAAGACACCCCAACACTCAGCCAACAGCACCACCAACCTCCCAGCAGAGGTACCCCAACACTCAGCCAACAGCACCACCAACCTCCCAGCAGAGACACCCCAACACTCAGCCAACAGCACCAACAACCTCCCagcagagacaccacaacactcagCCAACAACCTCCCAGCAGAGACAACCCAACACTCAGCCAACAGCACCAACAACCTCCCGGCAGAGACACCCCAACACTCAGCCAACAACCTCCCAGCAGAGACAACCCAACACTCAGCCAACAGCACCAACAACCTCCCagcagagacaccacaacactcagCCAACAGCACCACCAACCTCCCAGTGCTTGGTGAATCAGTCTTACTACACAGGTCCCCGGAGCCACAGGTTTGACTGgatcacacagagacacactgcaACCAGGCCTGCCCTGTTCCAGAGAACCTTCTCCAGTGATTATAGTACTGGAGACAACCTGACCTGGCGACCCTTTAACAGCAATTACCTTCTTTATGGAGGGACAACCGGCTTGTTGGACAGACACCCACTTCTCAAGACTGGCCAGTGGTTTACTGTTCCTAAATAA
- the zgc:101716 gene encoding uncharacterized protein C8orf76 isoform X1 — translation MEIFGSTFDDSVFEESRAKPTVVALSTYNAKFCEAEWFWESIDTEDILEVQKIFKFRADMAYRRKNFQEALNAYATCLSYIPDGNLAIRRDIMEGMARCCCHLGKRVEALEITETLVRTVAVEQKNEASNTCHLTGLLHLTANVHERFGDLRSQVTCLQQLCSLHPYHQWHWMKLAESYLHLLQSLSTPSGSSPLQQGDGVEPQPDSQTEEQLKEERDGVWLKACMCFVRARLLLRALKGQQSSFVLQNSERALQKADEALRWLELKDTTLQLVSEVMSEDLVPERMREDNQDGESLAGLSLKDFEDRWWNRLVQTGVLKEDGPPL, via the exons ATGGAGATTTTCGGTAGCACCTTTGACGATTCGGTGTTCGAGGAATCAAGAGCGAAGCCGACTGTTGTTGCACTGTCGACTTACAATGCAAAGTTCTGTGAAGCAGAG TGGTTTTGGGAGAGCATCGACACAGAGGACATTTTGGAGGTGCAAAAGATCTTCAAATTTCGAGCTGATATGGCGTACAGGCGAAAAAACTTCCAG GAAGCTTTAAACGCCTACGCTACCTGCCTCTCCTATATCCCTGACGGCAACCTGGCCATTAGACGGGACATAATGGAGGGAATGGCAAGGTGCTGTTGTCACctggggaagagagtggaggcCCTGGAGATCACAGAAACACTTGTAAGAACCGTTGCTGTTGA ACAGAAAAATGAAGCCTCCAACACCTGTCACCTTACCGGTCTACTTCACCTGACTGCGAACGTCCACGAGCGCTTCGGAGACCTCAGGAGCCAGGTCACGTGTCTGCAGCAGCTGTGTTCTCTCCACCCCTACCACCAGTGGCACTGGATGAAGCTGGCAGAAAGCTACCTTCATCTTCTTCAGTCTCTGTCAACACCCTCAGGCTCCAGTCCTCTTCAACAGGGAGATGGTGTAGAGCCACAGCCTGACTCTCAGACTGAGGAGCAACTGAAGGAAGAGCGTGACGGCGTTTGGCTCAAGGCCTGCATGTGTTTTGTCCGGGCCAG ACTCCTCCTCAGGGCATTAAAGGGCCAACAGTCATCCTTTGTTCTCCAGAACAGTGAGAGAGCCCTACAGAAGGCTGATGAGGCTCTACGTTGGCTGGAACTGAAAGACACCACACTACAACTAGTCTCTGAG GTGATGTCAGAAGATCTAGTtccagagagaatgagagaggacaACCAGGATGGAGAGAGCTTGGCAGGTCTCTCTCTGAAGGACTTTGAAGACAggtggtggaacagactggtacagacagGAGTACTGAAGGAGGATGGACCTCCTCTGTAA
- the zgc:101716 gene encoding uncharacterized protein C8orf76 isoform X2 has translation MEIFGSTFDDSVFEESRAKPTVVALSTYNAKFCEAEWFWESIDTEDILEVQKIFKFRADMAYRRKNFQEALNAYATCLSYIPDGNLAIRRDIMEGMARCCCHLGKRVEALEITETLKNEASNTCHLTGLLHLTANVHERFGDLRSQVTCLQQLCSLHPYHQWHWMKLAESYLHLLQSLSTPSGSSPLQQGDGVEPQPDSQTEEQLKEERDGVWLKACMCFVRARLLLRALKGQQSSFVLQNSERALQKADEALRWLELKDTTLQLVSEVMSEDLVPERMREDNQDGESLAGLSLKDFEDRWWNRLVQTGVLKEDGPPL, from the exons ATGGAGATTTTCGGTAGCACCTTTGACGATTCGGTGTTCGAGGAATCAAGAGCGAAGCCGACTGTTGTTGCACTGTCGACTTACAATGCAAAGTTCTGTGAAGCAGAG TGGTTTTGGGAGAGCATCGACACAGAGGACATTTTGGAGGTGCAAAAGATCTTCAAATTTCGAGCTGATATGGCGTACAGGCGAAAAAACTTCCAG GAAGCTTTAAACGCCTACGCTACCTGCCTCTCCTATATCCCTGACGGCAACCTGGCCATTAGACGGGACATAATGGAGGGAATGGCAAGGTGCTGTTGTCACctggggaagagagtggaggcCCTGGAGATCACAGAAACACTT AAAAATGAAGCCTCCAACACCTGTCACCTTACCGGTCTACTTCACCTGACTGCGAACGTCCACGAGCGCTTCGGAGACCTCAGGAGCCAGGTCACGTGTCTGCAGCAGCTGTGTTCTCTCCACCCCTACCACCAGTGGCACTGGATGAAGCTGGCAGAAAGCTACCTTCATCTTCTTCAGTCTCTGTCAACACCCTCAGGCTCCAGTCCTCTTCAACAGGGAGATGGTGTAGAGCCACAGCCTGACTCTCAGACTGAGGAGCAACTGAAGGAAGAGCGTGACGGCGTTTGGCTCAAGGCCTGCATGTGTTTTGTCCGGGCCAG ACTCCTCCTCAGGGCATTAAAGGGCCAACAGTCATCCTTTGTTCTCCAGAACAGTGAGAGAGCCCTACAGAAGGCTGATGAGGCTCTACGTTGGCTGGAACTGAAAGACACCACACTACAACTAGTCTCTGAG GTGATGTCAGAAGATCTAGTtccagagagaatgagagaggacaACCAGGATGGAGAGAGCTTGGCAGGTCTCTCTCTGAAGGACTTTGAAGACAggtggtggaacagactggtacagacagGAGTACTGAAGGAGGATGGACCTCCTCTGTAA
- the LOC112237135 gene encoding zinc fingers and homeoboxes protein 1, translating into MASRRKSTTPCMVLPSSNVMEEQDADMQVEEGKDGAESAAEGLTDTAVVSTDPETEHDISHSSGEDGVTCTGVKHSNQPTLEQTLSDLLSDGGYIQHETEESDDPASAGISLSKTPIMKMRGKSEPKRIAVSLKAAEESDGMGESEGEQEPIEAPLGLGSLTPVEKMSPHYTESMKHSVLLNIPNMMSSEHKKSSVLSSNMSGLQLPPGLAQVLSALQAQQSAQAQLLIPVSSIPSYNQSMDTNTVLVNTYKKFPYPSVSEIMGLSAQTKFSEEQIKIWFSAQRLKHGVSWTPEEVEEARRKQFNGTVHTVPQTITVIPAHQLSAAANGLQSILQTCQIVGQPGLVFTQVGTPVTTPITLTVAGMPSHSLVPKMSSHQTSPAVSEMKRATTVQPPSLTPQENSALSADHFGMRPKKSKEQLAELKASYLKNHFASDAEIARLMMLTCLTKGEIKKWFSDTRYNQRNSKNSNVIMFHDSQSPRGHGSGTTIVIDSSDETPQSPPPTPTPSVKEKEPRPKTWNSFPDFTLQKFKEKTAEQLVVLEESYQKGSTPSDDELTRLRTETKLTRREIDAWFTEKRKVVEAESPELKAERMESEATSSKKRSQTPPCGRRPNRGDKNIGKKTPEQLHVLKSAFVRTQWPSTEEYDKLAEESGLPRVYVVNWFGDTRYSFKNGNLKWFFHYQSGNVEGLNGNKNRKRRIRNRGWGRSRSRKVKRSTSTEKSPPQPLIKLKSGKDILKEYYLKHKLLNEQDLDELVTKSSMGYEQVREWFAEVHKREDMGADPFGDVEVNEDQQEEEALLGENEMAPDEQDDTVVGEEDEEEEEDDDTDESDSWEPSQGARKTQSE; encoded by the exons ATGGCAAGCAGGAGGAAGTCAACAACACCTTGCATGGTACTGCCTTCTTCTAACGTGATGGAGGAGCAGGATGCAGACATGCAGGTGGAGGAGGGAAAGGATGGAGCTGAGAGCGCTGCAGAGGGACTTACAGACACCGCTGTGGTCTCCACTGACCCAGAGACAG AGCACGACATCAGTCATTCCAGCGGAGAGGACGGTGTCACCTGCACAGGAGTGAAACACAGCAACCAACCAACCCTGGAGCAGACGCTCAGTGACCTTCTCTCGGATGGGGGTTATATACAGCATGAGACGGAGGAGAGCGATGACCCCGCCTCAGCTGGCATCTCACTCAGCAAAACCCCCATCATGAAGATGAGGGGTAAATCGGAACCGAAGAGGATCGCCGTGTCTCTGAAAGCAGCCGAGGAGAGTGACGGgatgggagagagtgaaggggagcAGGAGCCTATCGAAGCACCTCTGGGGCTGGGTTCCCTCACTCCTGTCGAGAAGATGAGCCCACATTACACCGAGTCCATGAAACACAGTGTTCTCCTAAACATTCCCAATATGATGTCATCAGAGCACAAGAAATCCTCTGTCCTCAGCTCCAATATGTCTGGACTCCAGCTCCCCCCTGGTCTGGCCCAGGTCCTCTCAGCTCTGCAGGCCCAGCAG AGCGCCCAAGCCCAGCTCCTCATCCCCGTCAGCAGTATCCCCTCGTACAACCAATCCATGGATACCAACACAGTCCTGGTCAACACCTACAAGAAGTTCCCGTACCCTTCAGTATCAGAGATCATGGGTCTGTCGGCTCAGACCAAATTCAGTGAGGAACAGATAAAGATCTGGTTCTCTGCCCAGCGTCTGAAGCACGGGGTCAGCTGGACACCCGAGGAG GTGGAGGAGGCTAGGAGAAAGCAGTTCAACGGGACTGTGCACACGGTGCCTCAGACCATCACTGTTATCCCGGCCCACCAGCTCTCTGCTGCGGCCAACGGCCTGCAGTCTATCCTCCAGACCTGTCAGATAGTAGGGCAGCCAGGCCTGGTTTTTACACAG GTTGGCACGCCTGTGACCACACCCATCACCTTGACAGTAGCAGGGATGCCAAGCCACAGCCTGGTCCCCAAGATGTCCTCCCACCAGACCAGCCCAGCGGTCAGTGAGATGAAGAGAGCCACCACtgtccagcctccctccctgacCCCACAGGAGAACTCGGCCCTCAGCGCCGACCACTTTGGAATGCGGCCTAAGAAGTCCAAGGAGCAGCTGGCGGAGCTGAAAGCCAGCTACCTGAAGAACCACTTCGCCAGCGACGCGGAGATCGCCAGGCTCATGATGCTGACCTGCCTCACAAAAGGGGAGATCAAGAAGTGGTTCAGCGACACGCGCTACAACCAGCGCAACTCCAAGAACAGCAACGTCATCATGTTCCATGACAGCCAGAGTCCCAGGGGTCACGGCAGCGGCACCACCATCGTCATTGACTCTAGCGACGAGACCCCTCAGTCACCACCGCCCACACCCACACCATCCGTCAAAGAGAAAGAGCCACGCCCCAAGACCTGGAACTCCTTCCCAGACTTCACATTGCAGAAGTTCAAGGAGAAGACAGCAGAGCAGCTGGTGGTTCTTGAGGAGAGTTACCAGAAGGGAAGCACTCCGTCTGATGACGAGCTGACCCGGCTGAGGACGGAGACCAAGCTGACCCGGAGAGAGATCGACGCCTGGTTCACAGAGAAGAGGAAGGTAGTGGAGGCAGAGTCACCTGAGCTGAAAGCAGAGCGGATGGAGAGCGAGGCCACCTCGTCTAAAAAAAGATCCCAGACCCCTCCGTGTGGCCGGCGGCCAAACAGGGGGGACAAGAACATTGGAAAGAAAACCCCAGAGCAGCTCCACGTTCTGAAGAGTGCCTTTGTCCGTACCCAATGGCCCTCCACAGAGGAATATGACAAGCTGGCAGAGGAGAGCGGGCTGCCCAGGGTCTACGTAGTCAACTGGTTCGGAGATACCCGGTACTCCTTCAAGAACGGCAACCTCAAGTGGTTCTTCCACTACCAGAGCGGCAACGTGGAGGGACTGAACGGCAACAAAAACAGAAAGAGGAGGATACGTAACCGAGGCTGGGGGAGGTCTCGGAGCAGGAAGGTTAAGAGGTCAACCAGCACGGAGAAGTCCCCACCACAGCCCCTCATCAAGTTAAAGTCTGGGAAAGACATCCTGAAGGAGTATTACCTGAAGCACAAGTTGTTGAATGAGCAGGACCTGGATGAGCTTGTGACCAAGTCTAGTATGGGATACGAGCAGGTGAGAGAGTGGTTCGCTGAGGTACACAAGAGGGAAGATATGGGTGCTGATCCGTTTGGGGATGTTGAGGTAAACGAGGACCAGCAGGAAGAGGAAGCGTTGCTGGGTGAGAATGAGATGGCACCTGACGAGCAGGATGACACTGTGGTGggtgaggaagatgaggaggaggaggaggatgacgacACTGATGAAAGTGATTCTTGGGAGCCCTCTCAGGGTGCCAGAAAAACACAGTCAGAGTAA